Proteins from one Drosophila gunungcola strain Sukarami chromosome 3R, Dgunungcola_SK_2, whole genome shotgun sequence genomic window:
- the LOC128266250 gene encoding activating signal cointegrator 1 complex subunit 3, translating into MWEPPRLSASLRTKTELEARSRRFSVLRQARTSSTATASTTTHSHNHDKEEQTIAKLLAQVPPAKQPAAKVQLQKLRNLVQECMGYEEQPQVVEHAALYLFWLLLEQRVLLVATTHRLHGMFGQTFDRKRTQIHDCVLAIGDLLEEHERAALKRWQQAQRRAPGVGPLWGAHIHVLCTPSEWMDIGLLTDLAPDALLKNRTVNKFSMKYKSKSAPSASKSSEAAKLSPELQTLLEISEKLDDEHLLNRVGDILGSKRSSEELQNELMELLGFDHFELVGKLLQDRDKVARQLDQFATRSRRVKEVKQKRIQTAASGGAAAERRPTVASAVVVQSAQEKQLGKLQRREEKKLQRIMRSIKDEEPEDDPNCAVAVSVQQLRMQHQRKLLEAAQREPLLLSTKAAKADYKQSSHNQPIHYPYVFDSQLLAKQHAGFIGGSRITLPDNAQRVDSKQWEEVKIPASEPPPLTVGNKRIKIEELDDVGRLAFANCKELNRIQSVVYPVAYHSNENMLVCAPTGAGKTNVAMLSIVHTIRCHLEQGVINRDEFKIVYIAPMKALASEMVDNFSKRLKSLQIVVRELTGDMQLTKAEMAATQILVTTPEKWDVVTRKGSGDVALISLVKLLIIDEVHLLHGERGPVVEALVARTLRLVESSQSMIRIVGLSATLPNYIDVAHFLRVNPMKGLFYFDSRFRPVPLDTNFVGIKSVKPLQQIADMDQCCYQKCAEMVKEGHQVMVFVHARNATVRTANVIRELAQQNNTSAIFLPNDSVAHGLAMRSIQRSRNKQLVDLFSCGLAMHHAGMLRADRQMVEKYFVEGHISVLVCTATLAWGVNLPAHAVIIRGTDIYDAKHGSFVDLGILDVLQIFGRAGRPQFDKSGVGTIITSYDKLNHYLSLLTNQFPIESNFVNCLADNLNAEIGLGTITNVEEAIEWLSYTYLFVRMRINPHVYGIEYAELQKDPTLEARRRALIMTASMSLDKARMMRFNQRTMDMNITDLGRTASHFYIKYDTVETFNELMKPFMNEAEILAMISQAQEFQQLKVRDDEMEELDELRSYYCKIKPYGGSENIHGKVNILIQTYLSNGYVKSFSLSSDMSYITTNIGRITRALFSIVLRQNNAVLAGRMLQLCKMFERRQWDLDSHLRQFPAINAETIDKLERRGLSVYRLRDMEQRELKEWLRSDRYAELVIRSAQELPMLEVEASLQPITRTVLRIKVDIWPSFTWNDRVHGKTSQSFWLWIEDPESNYIYHSELFQVTRKLVMSGQAQQLVMTIPLKEPLPPQYYIRVSSDSWLGSTTCIPLSFQHLVLPEHHPPLTELLPLRPLPVSCLKNVLYESLYKFSHFNPIQTQIFHCLYHTDNNVLLGAPTGSGKTIVAEIAIFRALNQNPKCKVVYIAPLKALVKERISDWEQRFQRSSLGLKVVELTGDVTPDIQAIRESQLIVTTPEKWDGISRSWQTREYVQHVSLIVIDEIHLLGEDRGPVIEVIVSRTNFISSHTGRSIRIVGLSTALANAQDLANWLGITKMGLYNFKPSVRPVPLQVHINGFPGKHYCPRMATMNRPTFQAIRTYSPCEPTIVFVSSRRQTRLTALDLITFVAGDSNPKQFLHIAEHEMELILQNIRDQNLKFCLAFGIGLHHAGLQEQDRKCVEELFLNRKIQVLVATATLAWGVNLPAHLVVIKGTEYFDGKVKKYVDMPITDVLQMMGRAGRPQFDNEGVAVVLVHDEKKNFYKKFLYDPFPVESSLLGVLPEHINAEIVAGTVQSKQAALDYLTWTYFFRRLLRNPSYYQLQGVEPENVNAFMSSLVERVVYELSGAACLVERDGCLVPTFLGRISSYYYLSYRTMKHFLEDLQPGMSTKEVLLAIADSYEFDQQPVRHNEDKYNEQLAEMSRFRPPSASWDSPYTKTFLLLQAHFSRQSLPNSDYLTDTKSALDNATRVMQAMVDYTAERGWLSTTLVVQQLMQCVIQARWFDGSEFLTLPAVNEDNLDAFLNIPHDDHDYLTLPVLKELCRKEYEVLARPLRDTFEEHEIEQMYKVIQDMPEIALQISVEGRYMEDEYAKRPLSLSGGTKAEWMPLHANEDYVLTVNLQRLNATGQRRTGGQSYTVHCPKYPKPKNEAWFLTLGSQASDELLAMKRVPIRGQRCSNRISFQATPRRGRLQLTLYLMSDCLIGFDQQYDLHFEIIDAKEV; encoded by the exons ATGTGGGAGCCGCCGCGATTGAGTGCATCCTTGCGCACCAAAACGGAGCTGGAGGCGCGGAGCCGCCGCTTCAGTGTGCTGCGCCAGGCGCGAACCTCCTCCACCGCAACCGCGTCCACGACGACACACAGCCACAACCATGA CAAGGAGGAGCAGACCATTGCCAAGCTGCTGGCCCAGGTGCCACCGGCGAAGCAGCCCGCCGCCAAggtgcagctgcagaagctgcGCAACCTGGTCCAGGAGTGCATGGGCTACGAGGAGCAGCCACAGGTGGTGGAGCACGCCGCCCTCTACCTCTTCTGGCTGCTCCTCGAACAGCGTGTACTCCTGGTGGCCACCACGCACCGGCTGCACGGCATGTTCGGCCAGACCTTCGACCGCAAGCGCACCCAGATCCACGACTGCGTCCTGGCCATCGGCGATCTGCTGGAGGAGCACGAGCGGGCCGCCCTGAAACGCTGGCAGCAGGCGCAGCGCCGGGCTCCCGGAGTGGGTCCCCTGTGGGGCGCCCACATCCACGTCCTGTGTACGCCCTCGGAGTGGATGGACATCGGCCTGCTGACGGACCTCGCCCCGGATGCCCTGCTCAAGAACCGCACCGTCAACAAGTTCTCCATGAAGTACAAATCCAAGTCCGCCCCGTCGGCGTCCAAGAGCTCCGAGGCCGCCAAGCTGAGTCCGGAGCTGCAGACCCTGCTGGAAATCTCCGAGAAACTGGACGACGAGCACCTGTTGAACCGCGTGGGCGACATTCTCGGCTCCAAGCGCAGCAGTGAGGAGCTGCAGAACGAGCTCATGGAGCTCCTGGGCTTCGACCACTTCGAGCTGGTGGGAAAGCTGCTCCAGGATCGGGACAAGGTAGCCCGGCAGTTGGATCAGTTTGCCACTCGATCCCGACGCGTCAAGGAGGTGAAACAGAAGCGCATCCAGACGGCGGCCAGTGGAGGAGCGGCGGCTGAAAGACGACCCACTGTGGCCAGTGCCGTGGTGGTGCAGTCGGCCCAGGAGAAGCAGCTGGGCAAGCTGCAGCGCCGCGAGGAGAAGAAGCTGCAGCGCATCATGCGCAGCATCAAGGACGAGGAGCCCGAGGACGACCCGAACTGTGCTGTGGCCGTGTCCGTCCAGCAACTGCGCATGCAGCACCAGCGGAAGCTGCTGGAGGCAGCCCAGCGGGAGCCTTTGCTGCTCAGCACCAAGGCGGCTAAGGCGGACTACAAGCAGTCCTCGCACAACCAGCCTATCCACTACCCCTATGTGTTTGACAGCCAGCTGCTGGCCAAGCAGCACGCCGGCTTCATTGGCGGCAGTCGGATAACCCTGCCCGACAATGCCCAGCGGGTGGACAGCAAGCAGTGGGAGGAGGTCAAGATCCCGGCGAGCGAACCACCGCCGCTGACTGTCGGCAACAAGCGCATCAAGATCGAAGAACTGGACGACGTGGGCAGACTGGCCTTTGCCAACTGCAAGGAACTGAATCGCATCCAGTCAGTGGTCTATCCGGTGGCCTACCACAGCAACGAGAACATGCTGGTGTGTGCGCCCACGGGCGCCGGTAAGACCAACGTGGCCATGTTGTCCATTGTGCACACGATCCGCTGTCACCTGGAGCAGGGAGTGATCAACCGGGACGAGTTCAAGATCGTCTACATAGCCCCGATGAAGGCGCTGGCCTCCGAAATGGTTGATAACTTCTCCAAGCGCCTGAAATCCCTGCAAATCGTTGTGCGCGAACTGACGGGCGACATGCAGCTGACCAAGGCGGAGATGGCCGCCACCCAGATTCTGGTCACCACGCCGGAGAAGTGGGATGTGGTCACCAGAAAGG GCAGCGGCGATGTGGCTCTGATTAGCCTGGTAAAATTGCTAATTATTGATGAGGTTCACCTGCTGCACGGCGAACGAGGTCCGGTTGTGGAGGCCCTGGTGGCCCGCACCCTCCGCCTCGTGGAGTCCTCGCAGTCCATGATCCGCATTGTGGGCCTGTCAGCCACCCTGCCAAACTACATCGATGTGGCGCACTTCCTGCGCGTGAATCCCATGAAGGGCCTTTTCTATTTCGACTCCCGCTTCCGCCCTGTTCCGCTGGACACCAACTTCGTGGGCATCAAGTCGGTCAAGCCACTGCAGCAGATCGCCGACATGGACCAGTGCTGCTACCAGAAGTGCGCCGAGATGGTGAAGGAGGGCCACCAGGTCATGGTCTTCGTGCACGCCCGAAACGCCACTGTGCGAACGGCGAACGTGATTCGAGAGCTGGCCCAGCAAAACAATACCAGTGCCATATTCCTGCCCAACGACTCGGTGGCCCACGGACTGGCCATGCGCTCGATTCAGAGGAGCCGGAACAAGCAGCTGGTGGACCTGTTCTCCTGCGGCCTGGCCATGCACCATGCGGGCATGCTGCGCGCCGACCGTCAGATGGTCGAGAAGTACTTTGTCGAAGGCCACATCTCGGTGCTAGTCTGCACGGCCACCCTCGCCTGGGGCGTCAACCTGCCGGCCCACGCCGTCATTATCCGCGGTACGGACATCTACGATGCCAAGCACGGCAGCTTCGTGGACCTGGGCATTCTCGATGTGCTGCAGATCTTCGGACGCGCCGGTCGCCCCCAATTCGACAAGAGCGGAGTGGGGACGATCATCACCAGCTATGACAAGCTGAACCACTACCTGTCGCTGCTGACCAATCAATTCCCCATCGAGTCCAACTTTGTCAATTGCCTGGCTGACAATCTCAATGCGGAGATCGGTCTGGGAACCATTACCAATGTGGAGGAAGCAATCGAGTGGCTCAGTTACAC TTACCTGTTTGTGCGAATGCGAATCAATCCTCATGTTTACGGCATCGAGTATGCGGAACTGCAGAAGGATCCCACATTAGAAGCCCGACGGCGAGCTCTCATCATGACTGCCTCGATGAGTCTGGACAAGGCTCGGATGATGCGCTTCAACCAGCGCACCATGGACATGAATATAACCGACTTGGGCCGCACTGCCTCGCATTTCTACATCAAGTACGATACTGTGGAGACTTTCAATGAGCTGATGAAGCCATTTATGAACGAGGCTGAGATATTGGCCATGATTTCTCAGGCGCAGGAGTTCCAGCAGCTCAAGGTGCGCGACGATGAGATGGAGGAGCTGGACGAGCTGAGGAGCTACTACTGCAAGATAAAGCCCTACGGAGGCAGTGAGAATATCCACGGCAAG GTCAACATTCTCATTCAGACATACCTATCCAATGGGTATGTGAAGTCCTTCTCACTGAGCTCCGACATGTCCTACATCACCACAAACATAGGCAGAATTACCAGGGCCCTGTTCTCGATTGTTTTGAGGCAGAATAATGCGGTTCTGGCCGGGCGCATGCTGCAGCTGTGCAAGATGTTTGAGCGGCGGCAATGGGACCTCGACAGCCATCTGCGCCAGTTCCCAGCCATCAACGCGGAAACCATCGACAAGCTGGAGCGACGCGGCCTGAGTGTCTACCGGCTGCGCGACATGGAGCAGCGGGAACTGAAGGAGTGGCTGCGAAGCGATCGCTACGCTGAGCTGGTTATCCGCTCGGCCCAGGAGTTGCCCATGCTGGAGGTGGAGGCCAGTTTGCAGCCCATCACTCGGACGGTGCTACGCATCAAGGTGGACATCTGGCCCAGCTTCACGTGGAACGATCGCGTTCACGGCAAGACGAGCCAGAGCTTCTGGCTGTGGATCGAGGATCCCGAGTCCAACTACATTTACCACTCGGAGCTGTTCCAGGTCACCCGGAAGCTGGTGATGAGCGGTCAGGCGCAGCAGCTGGTGATGACCATCCCGTTAAAGGAGCCGCTGCCACCGCAATACTACATCCGAGTCAGCAGCGACAGCTGGCTCGGCAGCACCACCTGCATCCCACTGTCCTTCCAGCACCTGGTGCTGCCGGAGCACCATCCACCGCTGACGGAACTTCTGCCCCTCCGCCCGCTGCCAGTCAGCTGCCTGAAGAACGTCCTCTACGAGTCCCTCTACAAATTCTCGCACTTCAACCCCATCCAGACGCAGATTTTCCACTGCCTCTACCACACCGACAACAACGTGCTCCTAGGCGCTCCCACCGGCAGTGGCAAAACCATTGTGGCGGAGATAGCCATCTTCAGAGCCCTGAACCAGAACCCCAAGTGCAAGGTGGTGTACATTGCTCCGCTGAAGGCGTTGGTCAAGGAGCGCATCTCGGACTGGGAGCAGCGTTTCCAGCGCTCTTCGCTGGGCCTGAAGGTGGTGGAGCTGACGGGCGACGTCACGCCAGACATCCAGGCCATCCGGGAGTCGCAGCTGATCGTGACGACGCCGGAAAAGTGGGACGGCATCAGTCGCTCCTGGCAGACGCGCGAGTACGTGCAGCATGTGTCGCTGATCGTCATCGATGAGATCCACTTGCTGGGCGAGGATCGCGGACCGGTCATCGAGGTGATTGTCTCGCGCACCAACTTCATTAGCTCCCATACGGGGCGGTCCATCCGAATCGTTGGACTGTCCACAGCCCTGGCCAACGCCCAGGACCTGGCCAACTGGTTGGGCATCACCAAAATGGGTCTCTACAACTTCAAGCCGTCGGTGCGTCCGGTTCCGCTGCAGGTGCACATCAACGGCTTCCCGGGAAAGCACTACTGCCCCCGCATGGCCACCATGAACCGGCCCACATTCCAGGCCATCCGCACCTACTCCCCGTGTGAGCCCACCATCGTGTTCGTCTCGTCGCGTCGACAGACGAGACTTACTGCCCTGGACCTCATAACGTTCGTGGCCGGCGACTCCAATCCCAAACAGTTTCTGCACATTGCCGAGCACGAAATGGAGCTGATCCTGCAGAACATCCGCGACCAGAACCTCAAGTTCTGCCTGGCCTTCGGCATTGGGCTGCACCACGCCGGTCTGCAGGAGCAGGACCGCAAGTGCGTGGAGGAGCTGTTCCTCAACCGGAAGATCCAGGTGCTGGTGGCCACCGCCACGCTGGCCTGGGGCGTCAACTTGCCCGCCCACCTGGTGGTGATCAAGGGCACCGAGTACTTCGACGGCAAGGTGAAGAAGTACGTGGACATGCCCATCACGGACGTGCTCCAGATGATGGGCCGCGCTGGGCGGCCGCAGTTCGACAACGAAGGCGTGGCCGTGGTCCTGGTACATGACGAAAAGAAGAACTTCTACAAGAAGTTCCTCTACGATCCGTTCCCCGTAGAGTCCAGCCTGCTGGGAGTGCTGCCGGAGCACATCAACGCCGAGATTGTGGCCGGAACGGTGCAGTCAAAGCAGGCTGCCCTGGACTACCTCACGTGGACGTACTTCTTCAGGCGGCTGCTCCGCAATCCCTCGTACTACCAGCTGCAGGGCGTGGAGCCGGAGAATGTGAACGCCTTCATGTCCAGCCTGGTGGAGCGCGTGGTCTATGAACTGTCTGGGGCCGCCTGTCTGGTGGAGCGGGACGGATGCCTGGTGCCAACCTTCCTGGGGCGAATCAGTTCCTACTACTACCTGTCGTACCGCACAATGAAGCACTTTCTGGAGGACCTGCAGCCGGGCATGAGTACCAAGGAGGTGCTGCTCGCCATTGCCGATTCCTACGAGTTCGACCAGCAACCCGTCCGGCacaacgaggacaagtacAACGAGCAGTTGGCCGAGATGAGTCGCTTCAGGCCTCCGTCCGCCTCCTGGGACTCGCCGTACACCAAGACGTTCCTGCTACTCCAGGCCCACTTCAGCCGCCAGTCGCTTCCCAATTCGGACTACCTGACGGACACAAAGTCGGCGCTGGACAACGCCACCCGAGTGATGCAGGCCATGGTGGACTACACGGCGGAACGGGGATGGCTGTCCACGACGCTGGTGGTGCAGCAGCTGATGCAGTGCGTCATCCAGGCGCGCTGGTTCGACGGCAGCGAATTCCTCACACTCCCGGCAGTGAACGAGGACAATCTCGATGCCTTTTTGAACATACCACACGATGATCACGACTACTTGACGCTGCCCGTGCTCAAAGAGCTGTGCCGAAAGGAGTACGAAGTGCTGGCCAGACCCCTGCGAGATACCTTCGAGGAGCACGAGATCGAGCAGATGTACAAG GTTATTCAAGATATGCCCGAGATAGCATTGCAAATATCGGTAGAGGGTCGCTATATGGAGGATGAGTACGCCAAACGACCGCTGTCACTTTCCGGAGGCACAAAGGCGGAATGGATGCCACTGCATGCCAATGAGGACTACGTCCTCACAGTGAATCTGCAGCGTCTCAATGCCACTGGACAGCGGAGAACTGGTGGCCAAAGCTACACGGTGCACTGCCCCAAATACCCCAAGCCCAAGAACGAAGCCTGGTTCCTGACCCTCGGCTCCCAGGCCAGCGACGAGCTCCTGGCTATGAAGCGGGTGCCCATTCGCGGTCAGCGCTGCTCCAACCGCATTTCGTTCCAGGCAACGCCGCGACGCGGACGTCTGCAGCTCACTCTGTACTTGATGTCCGACTGCCTGATAGGTTTCGACCAGCAGTACGATCTGCACTTCGAGATCATCGATGCTAAGGAAGTCTAG
- the LOC128266255 gene encoding trissin, with translation MHWLAHFQIVLLCIWLMCPSSQAIKCDTCGKECASACGTKHFRTCCFNYLRKRTDPDALRQSSDRRLIDFILLQGRALFTQELRERRHNGTLMDLGLQTYYR, from the exons ATGCATTGGCTGGCCCATTTCCAGATCGTATTGCTAT GCATATGGCTGATGTGCCCCAGCTCACAGGCCATCAAATGCGACACTTGTGGCAAAGAGTGTGCCAGCGCCTGTGGCACCAAGCATTTTCG GACCTGCTGTTTTAACTACCTTCGCAAGCGAACCGACCCGGATGCACTGCGTCAGAGCTCCGACCGGAGGCTCATCGACTTCATCCTGCTGCAGGGACGGGCCCTCTTCACCCAGGAACTGCGAGAGAGACGCCACAATGGCACCTTGATGGACCTCGGCCTACAGACCTACTACCGCTGA
- the LOC128266253 gene encoding opsin Rh6 has product MASLSPPSYGFMRDGSNLSLAESVPAEIMHMVDPYWYQWPPLEPMWFGIIGFVISILGIMSLAGNFVVMYIFTSSKGLRTPSNMFVVNLAFSDFMMMFTMFPPVVLNGFYGTWIMGPFLCELYGLFGSLFGCVSIWSMTLIAYDRYCVIVKGMARKPLTATAAALRLVVVWTICGAWALMPMFGWNRYVPEGNMTACGTDYFAKDWFNRSYIIVYSLWVYLTPLTTIIFSYWHIMKAVAAHEKAMREQAKKMNVASLRNSEADKSKAIEIKLAKVALTTISLWFFAWTPYTIINYAGIFESMHLSPLSTICGSVFAKANAVCNPIVYGLSHPKYKQVLREKMPCLACGKDDLAADSRTQATAEISESQA; this is encoded by the exons ATGGCCAGCCTGAGTCCGCCCAGCTACGGCTTCATGCGCGATGGCAGCAACCTCAGCCTGGCGGAGAGCGTGCCCGCCGAGATCATGCACATGGTGGACCCCTACTGGTACCAGTGGCCACCCCTCGAGCCCATGTGGTTCGGCATCATTGGCTTCGTGATCAGCATTCTGGGCATTATGTCGCTGGCGGGCAACTTCGTCGTGATGTACATCTTCACCTCGTCGAAGGGGCTGCGCACCCCGTCCAACATGTTCGTGGTCAACCTGGCCTTCTCCGACTTCATGATGATGTTCACCATGTTCCCGCCCGTGGTGCTGAACGGCTTCTACGGCACCTGGATCATGGGTCCCTTCCTCTGCGAGCTGTACGGCCTGTTCGGCTCGCTCTTCGGCTGCGTGTCCATCTGGTCGATGACGCTGATTGCCTACGATCGCTACTGTGTGATTGTGAAGGGCATGGCCAGGAAGCCCCTGACGGCCACTGCGGCGGCGCTCCGACTTGTGGTCGTGTGGACCATCTGCGGAGCCTGGGCTCTGATGCCCATGTTCGGCTGGAACCGCTACGTTCCCGAGGGCAATATG ACCGCCTGTGGCACTGACTACTTTGCCAAGGATTGGTTCAACCGCTCCTACATCATCGTCTACTCGCTGTGGGTCTACCTCACGCCCCTGACGACCATTATCTTCTCCTACTGGCACATCATGAAG GCCGTGGCTGCCCATGAGAAGGCCATGCGGGAGCAGGCCAAGAAGATGAACGTGGCCTCGTTGCGCAACAGCGAGGCCGACAAGAGCAAGGCCATCGAGATCAAGCTGGCCAAGGTGGCCCTGACCACCATTTCGCTGTGGTTCTTCGCCTGGACGCCCTACACCATCATCAACTACGCGGGCATCTTCGAGTCCATGCACCTGAGTCCGCTGAGCACCATCTGTGGCTCCGTGTTCGCCAAGGCCAATGCGGTGTGCAACCCCATTGTCTACGGCTTGAG CCACCCCAAGTACAAGCAGGTGCTGCGGGAGAAGATGCCCTGCTTGGCCTGCGGAAAGGACGACCTCGCCGCGGACTCGAGGACACAGGCCACCGCGGAGATCAGCGAATCGCAGGCCTAG
- the LOC128266254 gene encoding B9 domain-containing protein 1 produces MSASEGISLPGNQDTSPPREKHKQRPKQGRKKSRSAKTSVPVPSPMDAKATASYFSLSITGQIVSATFPLGPDKEFVFLRYELVAGPDWQLSSGPRHGLTQLATNRRGHFNEPIVFNMPIEVTYKSTSPFGWPQILVSVFGRNGAGREALLGYAHIHLPVFGGRRPAEQTEQLQAPILMPKCPNMMADITSWLLRREPELKDPKVLLDSQKCKGLSMESYGSLQFQLASVMRGARKLGYQWHS; encoded by the exons ATGAGTGCCAGCGAGGGCATCAGTCTCCCGGGCAACCAGGATACCAGTCCGCCGCgtgaaaaacataaacaaaggcCCAAGCAGGGCAGAAAGAAGTCCAGAAGTGCCAAAACGAGTGTCCCAGTTCCCAGTCCGATGGACGCGAAAGCCACTGCCAGCTACTTCAGTTTGAGCATCACGGGCCAAATAGTCTCGGCCACCTTTCCCCTGGGTCCCGACAAGGAGTTTGTCTTCCTGCGCTACGAGCTGGTCGCCGGTCCCGACTGGCAGCTGTCCTCCGGACCCCGGCACGGGCTCACCCAGCTGGCCACCAACCGGAGGGGCCACTTCAACGAACCGATCGTCTTCAACATGCCCATCGAGGTGACCTACAAGAGCACCAGTCCCTTTGGCT GGCCCCAGATCCTGGTGAGCGTGTTCGGACGCAATGGAGCGGGGCGGGAGGCGCTGCTCGGCTACGCCCACATCCACCTGCCTGTGTTTGGGGGCCGTCGTCCGGCGGAGCAGACGGAGCAGCTGCAGGCGCCCATCCTGATGCCCAAGTGCCCCAACATGATGGCGGACATCACCAGCTGGCTGCTGCGCCGCGAGCCGGAGCTGAAGGACCCCAAGGTCCTGCTGGACAGCCAGAAGTGCAAGGGCCTGTCCATGGAGTCCTACGGCAGCCTGCAGTTCCAGCTGGCCTCCGTGATGAGGGGCGCCCGCAAGCTGGGCTACCAGTGGCATTCCTGA